ATGAAAAGAATTTTAGTTTTTGGAGGAGCTGGCTATATAGGCTCTTTTACCTTAAAACACTTACTTGACAATGGCTATGAATGCGTAGTAGCTGACAATCTCATCTATGGACACAAAGAAGCTGTGGATAAAAGGGCAAGCTTTGTGCATGCTGATTTGCTTGATGTGTTTTCACTTAAAAATTTGTTTAAAGCCTATAAGATAGATGCTGTAGTGCATTTTGCAGCCTTTGCTTATGTAGGAGAAAGCGTTCAAAATCCAGCAAAATACTATCAAAACAATCTCATAGGCACGATAAATCTGCTTAATACCATGCTTGAATTTAATGTAAAAAATATCGTTTTTTCAAGCACTTGTGCGACTTATGGAGAGCCAGTTTATACGCCCATAGATGAAAATCATCCTCAAAATCCTATCAATGCTTATGGACGCTCTAAGCTGATGATAGAGCAAATTTTCAAAGACTATGAACTAGCTTACAATCTTAAGCATATCAGCCTTAGGTATTTTAATGCTGCAGGTGCAAATAAAGATGCCCTTTTAGGAGAAAGCCATGATCCAGAAACTCATCTTATCCCTTTAGTCTTGCAAGCTATAAAGGGTGAGAGAGAGCATATCAGCGTTTTTGGCAGTGATTATGATACCAAAGATGGCACTTGCATAAGAGATTATATCCATGTAGATGATCTTGCCTTAGCACATCGCTTAGCTCTTGAAAACTTAAGCCAATTTAGTGGCTGTATCAACCTAGGCACTGGCATAGGCACAAGTG
The sequence above is a segment of the Campylobacter sp. MIT 12-8780 genome. Coding sequences within it:
- the galE gene encoding UDP-glucose 4-epimerase GalE, which codes for MKRILVFGGAGYIGSFTLKHLLDNGYECVVADNLIYGHKEAVDKRASFVHADLLDVFSLKNLFKAYKIDAVVHFAAFAYVGESVQNPAKYYQNNLIGTINLLNTMLEFNVKNIVFSSTCATYGEPVYTPIDENHPQNPINAYGRSKLMIEQIFKDYELAYNLKHISLRYFNAAGANKDALLGESHDPETHLIPLVLQAIKGEREHISVFGSDYDTKDGTCIRDYIHVDDLALAHRLALENLSQFSGCINLGTGIGTSVKEIIEVAEKISGKKCPVLYAPRRAGDPARLFADNKKAKEILGWQALQSDIQNIIQSAWNWENNRKY